A single Candidatus Zymogenus saltonus DNA region contains:
- the atpH gene encoding ATP synthase F1 subunit delta, producing the protein MELAKEDNKKEQYGKEISSFFTMLKSDKMLWSFFVGPSESLENKRAALEEILPKFKFSNVVQNFIRLIFEKERLSFLGDIVEIYNTLLDEAEGRVRARIISASPLTKADLNKIVKGLSAAIGKEIVADVSLDPEIIGGIIAHVGGLVFDGSIKTQLNNIGYNLKKEYVN; encoded by the coding sequence ATGGAGCTTGCCAAGGAAGACAACAAAAAGGAGCAATACGGAAAGGAGATATCCTCTTTTTTCACCATGCTTAAAAGTGACAAAATGCTCTGGAGTTTTTTTGTCGGGCCTTCGGAATCTCTGGAGAACAAAAGGGCCGCCCTTGAGGAGATTTTGCCGAAATTTAAATTTTCAAATGTGGTGCAGAATTTCATCCGTCTGATCTTTGAAAAGGAAAGGCTCTCATTCTTGGGGGATATAGTTGAAATCTACAACACCCTTTTGGATGAGGCGGAGGGAAGGGTCAGGGCAAGGATAATAAGCGCCTCCCCCCTGACCAAGGCGGATTTAAATAAAATTGTAAAGGGACTCTCGGCCGCTATCGGCAAAGAGATAGTCGCCGACGTCAGTCTCGATCCTGAAATAATCGGTGGTATTATCGCCCATGTGGGTGGATTGGTCTTTGACGGAAGTATAAAGACCCAGCTGAACAATATTGGTTATAATCTTAAGAAGGAATACGTTAATTGA
- a CDS encoding F0F1 ATP synthase subunit alpha, which yields MEIKAEEISSILKKQIRDYEKKLEISETGTILYVGDGIARIHGLENAMAGELLEFPGELTGIVLNLEEDNVGAAIFGEGWHIKEGDIVKRTGRIAEVPVGEELLGRVVNALGQPIDGKGPIKTKNFFPIEVKAPGIVYRQPVKEPLQTGIKAIDSMTPIGRGQRELIIGDRQTGKTAIALDTILNQRDTDVVSIYVAIGQKRSTVARVVDILNKFGAMDKTIVVAVTASEPAPLQFIAPYSGVTMGEYFRDNESHALIIYDDLSKHAMAYRQLSLLLRRPPGREAYPGDVFYLHSRLLERSAKLSDDKGGGSLTALPIIETQAGDVSAYIPTNVISITDGQIFLESDLFYSGVRPAINVGLSVSRVGGSAQIKGMKQVAGSLRLDLAQYREMAAFAQFGSDLDKATQAQLSRGSRLVEILKQPQYKPLPVEKQVLIIFAATNGFVDEYPEDVLKKYEEDLYLFMETKNPEVLKEIKEKGALTSELERQLSKIITDFKKNFIV from the coding sequence ATGGAAATCAAAGCCGAAGAGATAAGCAGTATTTTAAAGAAGCAGATTCGAGACTACGAAAAGAAACTCGAAATCTCTGAAACCGGTACCATCCTCTATGTCGGCGACGGCATCGCCAGGATTCACGGCCTCGAAAACGCCATGGCCGGCGAGCTTTTGGAGTTTCCGGGGGAACTTACCGGTATTGTTCTAAACCTCGAGGAAGACAATGTGGGCGCGGCTATATTCGGTGAGGGTTGGCACATAAAGGAGGGTGATATAGTAAAGAGGACCGGCCGTATCGCCGAGGTCCCAGTGGGAGAGGAGCTCCTGGGCAGGGTCGTCAACGCCCTCGGTCAACCGATCGACGGAAAGGGCCCCATAAAAACCAAGAACTTCTTCCCCATCGAGGTCAAGGCCCCCGGCATCGTATATCGCCAGCCGGTAAAGGAGCCCCTCCAGACGGGAATCAAGGCCATCGACTCAATGACACCCATCGGGAGGGGACAGAGGGAGTTGATCATCGGCGATCGCCAAACGGGAAAGACCGCCATTGCCTTGGACACCATCTTGAATCAGCGGGATACGGACGTTGTCTCTATCTACGTGGCCATCGGTCAGAAGCGCTCCACGGTCGCCCGGGTGGTGGACATCTTGAACAAATTCGGCGCCATGGATAAAACCATTGTCGTGGCTGTGACCGCATCTGAACCCGCACCGCTCCAATTTATTGCGCCTTACTCCGGCGTCACCATGGGCGAGTATTTTAGAGACAACGAGAGTCACGCCCTTATAATCTACGACGACCTTTCAAAGCACGCAATGGCGTATCGTCAGCTCTCGCTCCTACTGAGGAGGCCCCCGGGAAGAGAGGCGTATCCTGGGGACGTCTTTTACCTCCATTCGAGGCTCCTGGAGAGGTCGGCCAAGCTTTCGGACGACAAGGGGGGTGGATCGTTAACCGCCCTTCCCATAATCGAGACCCAGGCGGGAGACGTCTCCGCGTATATCCCGACGAATGTAATCTCCATCACCGACGGCCAAATATTCCTCGAATCCGACCTTTTCTACTCGGGTGTTAGACCGGCCATCAACGTGGGACTTTCCGTCTCCAGGGTCGGCGGCAGCGCCCAGATAAAGGGGATGAAGCAGGTGGCCGGCTCACTGAGGCTCGACCTCGCCCAGTACAGGGAGATGGCCGCATTTGCCCAGTTCGGCTCCGACCTAGACAAGGCGACCCAGGCCCAGCTCTCCCGGGGAAGCAGGCTCGTTGAAATTTTGAAACAGCCCCAATACAAGCCTCTGCCCGTGGAAAAACAGGTCCTTATCATATTTGCCGCCACAAACGGCTTCGTGGACGAATACCCGGAAGATGTTTTAAAAAAGTATGAGGAAGACCTTTATCTCTTTATGGAGACCAAAAATCCCGAGGTATTAAAGGAGATAAAGGAAAAGGGAGCGCTCACGAGCGAGCTCGAAAGGCAGCTCTCCAAGATAATCACCGATTTCAAAAAGAATTTTATAGTCTAA
- the atpG gene encoding ATP synthase F1 subunit gamma, producing the protein MANLKDIRKRILSVKSTQQITSAMKMVAAAKLKKAQDRIEKARPYADKMMEVLASIALRTSPDAHPLLKKRPAEKVMLVILTSDKGLCGAFNQNIIKSTELFVRENRKRYSDIQFTIIGKKGYDYFKKRDIQIYRDFVGFSGNVDFELAGNISSDIKTRFLSGMVDEIYLMYNRFLSVMSQKIVFDRIIPIVPLKVPDGELALEHIFEPSETEILDDILAKNIVIQVFRALLESEASELGARMTAMDSATSNADEMIEKLTLKYNRARQETITKELIEIVGGAEAL; encoded by the coding sequence ATGGCGAATCTCAAAGACATACGAAAACGAATCCTATCTGTAAAAAGCACCCAGCAGATCACGAGCGCCATGAAGATGGTCGCCGCCGCAAAGCTCAAAAAGGCTCAGGATAGGATAGAGAAGGCAAGACCCTACGCCGATAAGATGATGGAGGTGCTGGCGAGCATCGCGCTGAGAACCAGCCCGGATGCTCATCCCCTCCTGAAGAAAAGACCCGCGGAGAAGGTGATGCTTGTCATCCTGACCTCCGATAAGGGACTCTGTGGAGCCTTCAACCAGAATATCATCAAATCGACCGAGCTGTTCGTCAGGGAGAACAGGAAGAGATATTCCGATATTCAATTTACGATCATCGGTAAAAAAGGATACGACTACTTCAAAAAAAGAGACATTCAAATATACAGAGACTTCGTGGGATTTTCGGGAAACGTCGATTTCGAGCTGGCGGGCAATATCTCCTCCGATATAAAGACCAGGTTTCTGTCGGGTATGGTCGACGAAATATACCTAATGTACAACAGGTTCCTTTCCGTAATGAGCCAGAAGATCGTCTTCGATCGGATCATCCCTATCGTCCCCCTTAAGGTGCCCGATGGTGAGTTGGCCCTCGAACATATCTTCGAGCCTTCCGAAACGGAGATATTGGACGATATCTTGGCGAAAAACATCGTGATTCAGGTTTTCAGGGCCCTCCTTGAATCGGAGGCCTCCGAGCTGGGAGCAAGGATGACCGCAATGGACAGCGCCACATCCAACGCCGATGAGATGATCGAAAAGCTTACCTTAAAGTACAATCGCGCCCGCCAGGAGACTATTACCAAAGAGCTTATTGAGATTGTAGGGGGGGCTGAGGCGCTTTAA
- the atpD gene encoding F0F1 ATP synthase subunit beta: protein MNQGKVIQVIGPVVDLFFPDKLPEIYTAVRLTNPSIDDREGNLVVEVSQHLGDNVVRCIAMDSTEGLVRGMVGIDTGEHITVPVGEGTLGRIMNVVGEPVDELGPINTKERWPIHRPTPEFVEQDVSVDAFETGIKVVDLLAPYPKGGKVGLFGGAGVGKTVFIMELIHNIAVHHGGFSIFAGVGERTREGNDLWLEMKESKVIDKAALVYGQMNEPPGARARVALSALTVSEYFRDVEGQDVLLFIDNIFRFTQAGSEVSALLGRMPSAVGYQPTLATEMGELQERITSTSKGSITSVQAIYVPADDLTDPAPATTFAHLDATTVLSRQISELGIYPAVDPLDSTSRILDPQVVGEEHYKVTRDVQLVLQKYKDLQDIIAILGMDELSEDDKLVVSRARKIQRFLSQPFFVAEEFTGTPGKYVPLEETIRGFKEVVDGKHDDIPEQAFYMVGGIEEVIERAKTLSG from the coding sequence ATGAACCAAGGTAAAGTTATTCAGGTTATTGGTCCTGTTGTGGACTTATTTTTTCCGGATAAGCTTCCGGAAATATATACAGCCGTCAGGTTGACCAACCCCTCCATCGACGATAGAGAGGGAAATCTGGTGGTTGAGGTCTCACAGCATCTGGGCGACAATGTCGTCCGTTGCATAGCAATGGACAGCACGGAAGGCCTTGTCAGGGGAATGGTCGGCATCGACACCGGAGAGCATATAACCGTTCCCGTAGGGGAAGGCACTTTGGGCAGGATTATGAACGTGGTCGGGGAACCGGTGGACGAGCTCGGCCCCATCAATACAAAAGAGCGGTGGCCCATCCACCGCCCGACTCCTGAATTTGTCGAACAGGACGTTTCCGTCGATGCCTTCGAGACCGGAATCAAGGTCGTCGACCTTTTAGCTCCATACCCGAAAGGGGGAAAGGTAGGTCTCTTCGGCGGCGCCGGTGTGGGCAAGACCGTCTTCATCATGGAGCTTATCCACAACATAGCCGTTCACCACGGTGGATTTTCCATTTTTGCGGGTGTCGGCGAGAGGACAAGGGAAGGAAACGACCTCTGGCTCGAAATGAAGGAAAGCAAGGTCATCGATAAGGCGGCCTTGGTCTACGGCCAGATGAACGAGCCCCCAGGAGCGAGGGCAAGGGTCGCCCTCTCCGCCCTTACCGTCTCCGAGTACTTCCGGGACGTGGAGGGACAGGATGTTCTCCTCTTCATAGACAACATCTTCAGATTCACCCAGGCGGGCAGCGAGGTCTCGGCCCTTCTGGGACGTATGCCTTCCGCCGTCGGCTATCAACCCACCCTCGCAACGGAGATGGGAGAACTGCAGGAGAGGATCACCTCAACCAGCAAAGGCTCCATCACCTCGGTACAGGCCATCTACGTCCCTGCCGACGACCTTACCGACCCGGCGCCCGCAACAACGTTCGCCCACCTCGACGCCACTACGGTCCTCTCAAGGCAGATCTCGGAGCTTGGTATATATCCCGCCGTCGATCCCCTCGACTCCACATCGAGGATTCTGGATCCCCAGGTTGTGGGCGAGGAACACTATAAAGTGACAAGAGACGTTCAGCTCGTCCTTCAAAAATATAAGGACCTTCAGGACATCATCGCCATTCTCGGTATGGACGAGCTCTCCGAAGATGACAAGCTCGTCGTCTCTAGAGCCAGAAAGATCCAAAGATTCCTCTCCCAGCCGTTTTTCGTCGCCGAGGAATTTACTGGTACTCCGGGTAAGTACGTCCCCCTCGAAGAGACCATACGCGGATTCAAGGAAGTCGTCGATGGAAAGCATGACGATATCCCGGAGCAGGCGTTCTATATGGTCGGCGGGATAGAGGAGGTCATCGAAAGGGCAAAGACTCTCTCCGGGTAA
- the atpC gene encoding ATP synthase F1 subunit epsilon — MGIQLDIITPDRIVASEEVDKVVCPGIDGEFGVLPGHVGLMTKLRIGEVNYYGIDTKREHYLVVTTGYVEVTKDKVTILPDWCIRSRDIDKVQTEIDLNKAEDIINNAEKETEEYIKAKDDYLLAKAILKLWDKIG, encoded by the coding sequence ATGGGAATCCAACTTGATATAATTACTCCTGACAGGATCGTCGCCAGCGAGGAGGTGGATAAAGTCGTATGCCCGGGTATCGACGGGGAGTTCGGAGTGCTTCCGGGCCACGTCGGTTTGATGACGAAGCTCAGGATCGGCGAGGTCAATTATTACGGAATCGACACCAAAAGGGAACACTATCTGGTGGTAACCACCGGCTACGTCGAAGTAACAAAAGACAAGGTAACTATCCTCCCCGATTGGTGCATAAGATCAAGGGATATAGACAAAGTCCAGACGGAAATCGACCTCAACAAGGCCGAGGATATAATAAATAACGCCGAAAAGGAAACCGAGGAGTATATTAAGGCGAAGGATGATTATCTCCTTGCCAAGGCCATCCTAAAACTCTGGGATAAGATAGGATAA